From Pseudodesulfovibrio sp. JC047, a single genomic window includes:
- a CDS encoding nitroreductase family protein produces MDIMDALLTRRSVRQFTDQAIPESTITQILGAAMMAPSAGNAQPWQFIVITDREKLDAVAAFHPHVSMTKHAPLGILVCADLSKEKYPGFWEQDCSAAMQNLLLAAHGLGLGAVWTGVHPLEDRVAAFTHLCDLPDHVIPLGFVPMGWPAQTPTSQTRFKKERIHYNSY; encoded by the coding sequence ATGGATATCATGGATGCCCTGCTCACACGAAGAAGTGTCCGACAATTCACGGACCAGGCCATACCGGAATCAACTATCACACAGATTTTGGGCGCGGCCATGATGGCCCCCAGTGCGGGCAACGCCCAACCGTGGCAATTTATCGTTATCACTGACCGGGAAAAACTGGATGCCGTGGCAGCCTTTCATCCCCATGTCTCAATGACAAAACACGCCCCACTGGGCATCCTTGTCTGCGCCGACCTGAGCAAGGAAAAATATCCCGGGTTCTGGGAACAGGACTGCTCGGCAGCCATGCAAAATCTGCTTTTGGCCGCCCATGGACTTGGACTTGGAGCGGTTTGGACCGGAGTTCACCCACTGGAAGACCGCGTGGCAGCCTTCACCCACCTTTGCGACCTGCCCGATCACGTCATTCCTCTGGGATTTGTCCCCATGGGCTGGCCGGCACAGACCCCCACATCACAAACGCGTTTCAAGAAAGAACGGATTCATTACAACAGCTATTAG